In a single window of the Nocardiopsis composta genome:
- a CDS encoding ABC transporter ATP-binding protein, with the protein MPNPAETLLRIESLSVRLDPADGPPRHILEDVGLTLGEGESLGIVGESGSGKSLLARVVMGIPARNARTAVDGSIAFAGTELTALGAKERRTAASRAMGMIFQDPSSTLNPVVRVAPQITEGAPAAVRRSRRARRALALELLEAVGIPAPERVAASFPSQLSGGQRQRVGIAAALATRPRLLLADEPTTALDATVQLRVLDLLDTVRREQGTAMVHITHDLAALSGRTDRIAVMYAGRIVETGPSRAVLTRPRHPYTRALIDSTPRLSAPRRPPLPQIPGGLPELVHPRKGCAFAPRCAAARPTCFDDRPPEEAGPDARHTAACWFPVQQAPDRSEVPA; encoded by the coding sequence ATGCCGAACCCGGCCGAAACGCTGCTGCGCATCGAATCGCTCAGCGTCCGCCTCGACCCCGCGGACGGCCCGCCGCGGCACATCCTGGAGGACGTCGGCCTCACCCTCGGCGAGGGCGAGAGCCTCGGCATCGTCGGCGAGTCCGGTTCCGGGAAATCCCTGCTGGCCCGGGTCGTCATGGGCATCCCGGCGCGCAACGCCCGCACCGCCGTCGACGGATCGATCGCCTTCGCCGGCACGGAGCTGACCGCGCTCGGCGCCAAGGAACGGCGGACGGCCGCGAGCCGGGCGATGGGCATGATCTTCCAGGACCCCTCCTCCACCCTCAACCCCGTCGTCCGGGTCGCGCCGCAGATCACCGAGGGCGCCCCGGCCGCCGTCCGGCGGTCCCGCAGGGCCCGCCGCGCCCTCGCCCTGGAACTGCTGGAGGCGGTCGGGATCCCCGCACCCGAGCGGGTCGCCGCGAGCTTCCCCTCGCAGCTGTCCGGCGGGCAGCGGCAGCGGGTGGGGATCGCGGCCGCCCTGGCCACCCGGCCCCGCCTGCTCCTCGCCGACGAACCGACCACCGCGCTCGACGCCACCGTGCAGCTGCGGGTGCTCGACCTGCTCGACACCGTCCGCCGGGAGCAGGGCACGGCGATGGTGCACATCACCCACGACCTCGCCGCGCTCAGCGGCCGCACCGACCGGATCGCGGTGATGTACGCCGGGCGCATCGTGGAGACCGGCCCCAGCCGGGCGGTGCTCACCCGCCCGCGGCACCCCTACACCCGGGCGCTCATCGACAGCACCCCGCGGCTGAGCGCCCCGCGCCGGCCGCCGCTCCCGCAGATCCCGGGCGGGCTCCCCGAACTCGTCCACCCCCGGAAAGGGTGCGCGTTCGCGCCGCGCTGCGCCGCGGCCCGCCCCACGTGCTTCGACGACCGGCCGCCCGAAGAGGCCGGCCCGGACGCGCGGCACACCGCCGCCTGCTGGTTCCCCGTCCAGCAGGCCCCCGACCGGTCGGAGGTGCCGGCATGA
- a CDS encoding ABC transporter permease — protein sequence MHPVETATAPVPQAGPDPRAAPSRGRLGTVLASCWLGIVVLGAAASALLPGLDPLRADFSAILQPPSARHWLGTDAIGRDILARTLAGGRSSLIVGAMTVAFGLVAGGFLGIVAGYLRGVVDGAVGILTDLILAFPALILIMAIVSLSGAGYWTIGLLIGGLSIPAFARLARAATISVREHDYVQAARNMGAGPLRIMRTEIIPNVLPAIGAYSFAAVTASIVVEGSLSFLGFGLQPPLPSWGNLIAEGRSHFATAPWITAAPALTLCATVLSVNVLGQALSKGRP from the coding sequence ATGCATCCCGTTGAAACCGCCACCGCCCCCGTCCCCCAGGCCGGCCCGGACCCCCGCGCGGCGCCGTCCCGCGGCCGGCTCGGCACCGTCCTGGCGAGCTGCTGGCTGGGGATCGTCGTGCTCGGCGCGGCCGCCTCGGCCCTGCTGCCCGGCCTCGACCCGCTGCGCGCCGACTTCTCCGCGATCCTGCAGCCGCCCTCCGCCCGGCACTGGCTCGGCACCGACGCGATCGGCCGGGACATCCTCGCCCGCACCCTCGCCGGAGGCCGGTCGTCGCTGATCGTCGGCGCGATGACCGTCGCCTTCGGCCTGGTGGCCGGCGGGTTCCTCGGCATCGTCGCCGGCTACCTGCGCGGGGTGGTGGACGGCGCCGTCGGGATCCTCACCGACCTCATCCTGGCGTTCCCCGCGCTCATCCTGATCATGGCGATCGTCTCGCTCTCCGGCGCCGGCTACTGGACCATCGGGCTGCTGATCGGCGGGCTGTCCATCCCGGCCTTCGCCCGGCTGGCCCGCGCCGCGACGATCTCGGTCCGCGAGCACGACTACGTCCAGGCCGCCCGGAACATGGGCGCCGGGCCGCTGCGCATCATGCGCACCGAGATCATCCCCAACGTGCTGCCCGCCATCGGCGCCTACTCGTTCGCCGCCGTCACCGCCTCCATCGTGGTGGAGGGCTCGCTGAGCTTCCTCGGCTTCGGGCTCCAGCCCCCGCTGCCCTCCTGGGGCAACCTCATCGCCGAGGGGCGCAGCCACTTCGCCACCGCCCCCTGGATCACCGCCGCCCCCGCACTCACCCTGTGCGCCACCGTGCTCTCGGTGAACGTGCTCGGCCAGGCCCTGTCGAAAGGACGGCCCTGA
- a CDS encoding ABC transporter permease yields the protein MRSWTMRAGRAAIVLSLLGLVTMSLPMLLTGNPALVVLGPDATPERIEAFLAELNLHDPPPARLADWLAAAVQGDLGTSLVTGRPVADEIARRLPVTLELLVASQVVALAIAVPLAMASAWRPGGRIDRFGTLMSFLLIATPPFIIALGLIALFAVTLGALPATGWRDLWIDPAGHARHLVLPVLATGIAESAVLVRLLRAGLIETLDQPYILAAQSRGMSTPVLLVTRALRPSSFSTLTIVGMTLGLAFGGSVLIESVFAIPGMGQLAMGAIETRDFPVIEAVIIFSGLAVVVASIAVDLIYSLVDPRTRYASR from the coding sequence ATGCGATCGTGGACCATGAGGGCGGGGCGGGCGGCGATCGTGCTGTCGCTGCTCGGACTCGTCACGATGAGCCTGCCGATGCTGCTCACCGGGAACCCGGCGCTCGTCGTCCTGGGGCCCGACGCCACCCCCGAGCGGATCGAGGCGTTCCTGGCCGAGCTGAACCTGCACGACCCGCCGCCGGCCAGGCTGGCCGACTGGCTCGCCGCCGCCGTCCAGGGCGACCTGGGCACCTCCCTGGTGACCGGCAGGCCCGTCGCCGACGAGATCGCCCGGCGCCTGCCGGTCACCCTCGAACTGCTGGTCGCCAGCCAGGTCGTCGCGCTCGCGATCGCCGTTCCGCTCGCGATGGCCTCGGCCTGGAGGCCCGGAGGGCGCATCGACCGGTTCGGCACGCTGATGTCGTTCCTGCTGATCGCGACGCCGCCGTTCATCATCGCGCTCGGGCTGATCGCGCTCTTCGCCGTCACCCTCGGGGCGCTGCCCGCCACCGGATGGCGGGACCTCTGGATCGACCCGGCCGGCCACGCCCGCCACCTCGTCCTGCCGGTGCTGGCCACCGGGATCGCCGAGTCGGCGGTACTGGTCCGCCTGCTGCGCGCCGGGCTCATCGAGACCCTGGACCAGCCCTACATCCTCGCCGCGCAGTCCAGGGGCATGAGCACACCGGTGCTGCTGGTGACCCGCGCGCTGCGCCCCTCCAGCTTCTCGACGCTGACGATCGTCGGGATGACGCTCGGGCTCGCGTTCGGCGGATCCGTCCTGATCGAGTCGGTCTTCGCGATCCCCGGCATGGGACAGCTGGCGATGGGGGCGATCGAGACGCGGGACTTCCCCGTCATCGAGGCCGTCATCATCTTCTCCGGCCTGGCCGTCGTCGTCGCGAGCATCGCCGTCGACCTCATCTACTCCCTCGTCGACCCGAGGACCCGGTATGCATCCCGTTGA
- a CDS encoding ABC transporter substrate-binding protein, with product MKTRKPLAGTALALSAAVALAGCSGPAADEAVTGGTLAIGLDTDITSLDPIDNLVAHQSTLIVGNAVYEPLFLDGPEGGLVPGLAESIETDDLTDWTLTLKPGLAFSDGSPLDAEAVIAHFERMADPESTCLCQPAAAQIDSAEAADDTTVRLTLAAPDAAFDRNLTRSLGMITTPPEGDGEPLGAGAFAVASTEPGASVTLKPNPEYHGSAPLLDELVFRFLPDTDSRYQSLSSGTVDMVWLHTANLVAQAQTEGLTTAIANSTTATAFLNTTRPPFDDVRVRQAVQAAINREVILEAADQGVGNLSDGPIGSGSPYSVRTDYPEFDPDRARRLLADYGEPVAFDYTTDARPQSAQRAAVIQQMLADVGIEMTIDTVDAATMDTRMFGRDFDAIEFFTSAYGETDTAMKSIFPAEAPGNFAGYDNSEVTGLIGRAAETADAGERAELYGSAAQIIVDEAPILFYTESPSGFAASYTVGGIPDLSEHNVISFLPSELWINR from the coding sequence GTGAAGACCCGGAAGCCCCTCGCGGGAACGGCCCTCGCCCTCTCCGCCGCGGTGGCGCTGGCCGGCTGCTCCGGCCCAGCGGCCGACGAGGCCGTCACCGGCGGCACCCTCGCCATCGGCCTGGACACCGACATCACCTCGCTCGACCCGATCGACAACCTCGTCGCCCACCAGTCCACGCTCATCGTCGGCAACGCCGTCTACGAGCCGCTCTTCCTCGACGGCCCCGAGGGCGGACTGGTGCCCGGGCTGGCGGAGTCGATCGAGACCGACGACCTCACCGACTGGACCCTGACCCTCAAGCCCGGCCTGGCCTTCTCCGACGGCTCCCCGCTCGACGCCGAGGCGGTCATCGCCCACTTCGAGCGGATGGCCGACCCGGAGTCGACCTGCCTGTGCCAGCCGGCCGCCGCGCAGATCGACTCCGCCGAGGCCGCGGACGACACCACGGTCCGGCTCACCCTCGCCGCCCCCGACGCCGCCTTCGACCGGAACCTCACCCGCTCCCTCGGCATGATCACGACCCCGCCGGAGGGAGACGGCGAGCCGCTGGGCGCCGGGGCCTTCGCGGTGGCCTCCACCGAGCCCGGCGCCTCCGTGACGCTGAAGCCCAACCCCGAGTACCACGGCTCCGCGCCGCTCCTGGACGAACTGGTCTTCCGGTTCCTCCCCGACACCGACTCCCGGTACCAGAGCCTGTCCTCGGGGACCGTCGACATGGTCTGGCTGCACACGGCCAACCTGGTCGCCCAGGCCCAGACCGAGGGGCTGACCACCGCGATCGCCAACTCGACCACGGCCACCGCCTTCCTGAACACCACCCGACCGCCCTTCGACGACGTCCGCGTCCGGCAGGCCGTCCAGGCGGCGATCAACCGCGAGGTCATCCTGGAGGCGGCCGACCAGGGGGTCGGGAATCTCTCCGACGGCCCGATCGGCTCGGGGTCGCCCTACAGTGTGCGGACCGACTACCCGGAGTTCGACCCCGACCGGGCCCGCAGGCTGCTCGCCGACTACGGCGAGCCGGTGGCCTTCGACTACACCACCGACGCGCGGCCGCAGTCCGCCCAGCGGGCCGCGGTGATCCAGCAGATGCTCGCCGACGTCGGCATCGAGATGACGATCGACACGGTCGACGCCGCCACCATGGACACCCGGATGTTCGGCCGGGACTTCGACGCCATCGAGTTCTTCACCTCCGCCTACGGCGAGACGGACACCGCGATGAAGAGCATCTTCCCCGCAGAGGCGCCCGGCAACTTCGCCGGATACGACAACTCCGAGGTCACCGGCCTCATCGGGCGGGCCGCGGAGACCGCCGACGCCGGGGAGCGCGCCGAGCTCTACGGCTCGGCCGCGCAGATCATCGTCGACGAGGCGCCGATCCTGTTCTACACCGAGAGCCCGTCCGGCTTCGCCGCCTCCTACACCGTCGGCGGCATCCCCGACCTGAGCGAGCACAACGTGATCTCCTTCCTCCCCTCCGAGCTGTGGATCAACAGATGA
- a CDS encoding tyrosine-protein phosphatase, which yields MPPATDLPPNWRPVRFAAPADAHTAPPDAPDTLYRAAALSLATHDELAACPHPLTWFDLRTDEERALDRADSPAKDLPVVPFPLVRGSAALSRDEMARVFGALVSGELSFGELYIRMLIESTERFAAAVQAVAAIEGRVAIACQGGRDRTGVLVALILDLVGADRRLIVEDYLRTNDDQETADGRQPDSEGERLLAGYDMTCLASDMEQVLDFLRARGGSRGYLSAYIAPDRLDRIAADLRARILPAPADETFAAKDAPS from the coding sequence ATGCCCCCCGCAACTGATCTTCCTCCCAACTGGCGGCCGGTGCGGTTCGCGGCACCGGCCGACGCGCACACCGCGCCCCCCGACGCCCCCGACACCCTCTACCGCGCCGCGGCGCTCTCGCTGGCCACGCACGACGAACTCGCCGCCTGCCCGCACCCCCTGACCTGGTTCGACCTGCGGACGGACGAAGAGCGGGCGCTGGACCGCGCCGACTCCCCGGCGAAGGACCTGCCGGTCGTCCCCTTCCCCCTCGTCCGGGGCAGCGCGGCGCTGAGCCGGGACGAGATGGCGCGCGTGTTCGGCGCCCTCGTCTCCGGCGAGCTCTCCTTCGGCGAGCTGTACATCCGGATGCTGATCGAGTCCACCGAGCGGTTCGCGGCCGCGGTGCAGGCCGTCGCGGCGATCGAGGGCCGGGTGGCCATTGCCTGCCAGGGCGGGCGCGACCGCACCGGGGTGCTCGTCGCGCTCATCCTCGACCTCGTCGGCGCGGACCGGCGGCTCATCGTCGAGGACTACCTGCGCACCAACGACGACCAGGAGACCGCCGACGGCAGGCAGCCCGACAGCGAGGGCGAACGGCTCCTCGCCGGATACGACATGACCTGCCTGGCCTCCGACATGGAGCAGGTCCTCGACTTCCTCCGGGCCCGCGGGGGCTCCCGCGGGTACCTGTCGGCCTACATCGCCCCCGACCGCCTCGACCGGATCGCCGCCGACCTGCGCGCGCGCATCCTGCCCGCCCCCGCGGACGAGACCTTCGCAGCGAAGGACGCCCCCTCGTGA
- a CDS encoding TetR family transcriptional regulator produces MNADGSSGIGRREQKRADTRLAIQRAAVELFEEHGYDATTVDDIARRANVAPRTFFRYFPSKELTLFSEDVSERFAALVLDAPPHLPPLDALESALARLLEDAPSELDRRRQALRRTLHEQPGVTRQFAHVQDLIAERLRAAFLRRLQDGGAPRPGLTADATVAIYLGLARTLVDGDPDQRERIREWFDAVRAVLGESRAGT; encoded by the coding sequence ATGAACGCTGACGGCTCGTCCGGCATCGGACGCCGCGAACAGAAGAGGGCCGACACCCGGCTGGCGATCCAGCGGGCCGCGGTGGAGCTGTTCGAGGAGCACGGCTACGACGCGACGACGGTCGACGACATCGCCCGCCGGGCGAACGTGGCCCCGCGCACCTTCTTCCGCTACTTCCCGAGCAAGGAGCTCACGCTCTTCAGCGAGGACGTCTCGGAGCGCTTCGCCGCGCTCGTCCTGGACGCCCCGCCGCACCTGCCACCGCTGGACGCGCTCGAATCGGCGCTGGCCCGGCTGCTGGAGGACGCCCCCTCCGAACTCGACCGGCGCCGCCAGGCGCTCCGCCGCACGCTGCACGAGCAGCCCGGCGTCACCCGCCAGTTCGCCCACGTCCAGGACCTCATCGCGGAGCGGCTGCGCGCCGCGTTCCTCCGGCGCCTGCAGGACGGCGGCGCGCCCCGCCCCGGCCTCACCGCCGACGCGACCGTCGCGATCTACCTCGGTCTCGCCCGGACCCTGGTGGACGGCGACCCCGACCAGCGCGAACGCATCAGGGAGTGGTTCGACGCGGTCCGCGCCGTGCTGGGGGAGAGCCGCGCCGGAACGTGA
- a CDS encoding helix-turn-helix domain-containing protein, whose protein sequence is MSTRTFGRRFAEEVGTTPLAWLNRLRLARARELLETTDLPVAAIAERSGLGSEERVRRYFARHLGTTPSAYRRAFGAEGARSGRFPVS, encoded by the coding sequence ATGAGCACCCGCACCTTCGGCAGGCGCTTCGCGGAGGAGGTCGGAACCACCCCGCTGGCCTGGCTGAACCGCCTCCGGCTGGCGCGGGCGCGCGAGCTGCTGGAGACCACCGACCTGCCGGTGGCCGCCATCGCCGAGCGCAGCGGCCTGGGCTCCGAGGAGCGGGTGCGCCGCTACTTCGCCCGCCATCTGGGGACCACGCCCTCGGCCTACCGGCGCGCCTTCGGGGCCGAGGGGGCGCGGTCCGGGAGGTTTCCCGTGTCCTGA
- a CDS encoding YbfB/YjiJ family MFS transporter — protein MRLAVAGVLGIGVAYGFARYGFGLFLPRLREEFGLSLTLVGAIGSAAYAGYLAALVLAGTASGWAWAPYSDAVDRTLPAARRAGAAERARRSALTGGG, from the coding sequence GTGCGCCTGGCCGTGGCCGGCGTGCTGGGGATCGGGGTGGCCTACGGGTTCGCCCGTTACGGCTTCGGCCTGTTCCTCCCGCGGCTCAGGGAGGAGTTCGGGCTCTCCCTGACACTGGTGGGCGCCATCGGCAGCGCCGCCTACGCGGGCTACCTGGCCGCGCTGGTCCTGGCCGGCACCGCCTCCGGCTGGGCCTGGGCACCCTATTCGGACGCGGTGGACCGGACGCTCCCGGCCGCCCGCCGGGCCGGGGCCGCGGAGCGGGCCCGCCGCTCCGCCCTCACCGGCGGGGGGTAG
- a CDS encoding NmrA family NAD(P)-binding protein yields the protein MTKTNHENDAAALVLGGTGKSGRRVADRLRERGIGVRIGSRCAETPFDWERPETWPAVVSGVRSAYVAYSPDVGFPGAAEVIGSFAELAVREGVQRLVLLSGRGEPGALRTEEALFAAGAPAASVVRASFFAQNFSEGFFAGMVRSGTVAFPAEGVAEPFIDVEDIAEVAVEALTGDPGRHAGRVHEVTGPRALTFPEAVAEVAAAIGRELDYVPLTFERFRAGMVGQGVPPEAAAQLTELFGEILDGRNSAVADGVPAALGRKATDFSEYAERTAATGVWDAS from the coding sequence ATGACGAAGACGAACCACGAGAACGACGCGGCCGCCCTGGTGCTGGGCGGCACCGGGAAGAGCGGGCGGCGGGTCGCCGACCGGCTCCGGGAGCGGGGGATCGGGGTGCGGATCGGCTCGCGTTGCGCCGAGACGCCCTTCGACTGGGAGCGGCCGGAGACCTGGCCCGCCGTGGTCTCCGGGGTCCGCTCCGCCTATGTGGCCTACTCTCCCGACGTGGGCTTCCCCGGCGCGGCCGAGGTGATCGGCTCCTTCGCCGAGCTGGCGGTGCGCGAGGGCGTGCAGCGGCTGGTGCTGCTGAGCGGGCGCGGCGAGCCGGGCGCCCTGCGGACCGAGGAGGCGCTGTTCGCCGCCGGGGCGCCGGCGGCCTCCGTCGTCCGGGCGAGCTTCTTCGCGCAGAACTTCAGCGAGGGCTTCTTCGCCGGCATGGTCCGCTCGGGCACCGTCGCCTTCCCCGCCGAGGGGGTCGCCGAGCCGTTCATCGACGTCGAGGACATCGCCGAGGTGGCGGTCGAGGCGCTCACCGGCGACCCCGGCCGGCACGCGGGCCGGGTGCACGAGGTCACCGGCCCTCGGGCGCTGACCTTCCCGGAGGCCGTGGCGGAGGTCGCCGCGGCGATCGGGCGCGAACTCGACTACGTCCCGCTGACCTTCGAGCGGTTCCGCGCCGGCATGGTCGGCCAGGGCGTGCCGCCGGAGGCCGCCGCCCAGCTGACCGAGCTGTTCGGCGAGATCCTGGACGGCCGCAACTCCGCGGTCGCCGACGGGGTGCCCGCGGCCCTGGGCCGGAAGGCGACCGACTTCTCCGAGTACGCCGAGCGGACCGCCGCCACCGGGGTGTGGGACGCCTCCTGA
- a CDS encoding SRPBCC family protein produces the protein MTETMIDVAAHLDAPVERIWPLLAEAEGVRRWYAFDGAELDPVPGGAVAFHWKEHGSYRGVVERVVPGSLLALRCSLYPGAEPEPGSATLVEFHVEPDGDGARVRIIETGFAALNCTEEEQRLRAQENSEGWRAALELLKGLAEGADDAG, from the coding sequence GTGACCGAGACCATGATCGACGTCGCCGCGCACCTGGACGCACCGGTCGAGCGGATCTGGCCGCTGCTGGCCGAAGCGGAGGGCGTCCGGCGCTGGTACGCCTTCGACGGCGCCGAGCTCGACCCGGTGCCCGGGGGCGCCGTGGCCTTCCACTGGAAGGAGCACGGCAGCTACCGGGGCGTCGTGGAGCGGGTGGTGCCCGGCAGCCTGCTGGCGCTGCGCTGCTCGCTGTACCCCGGCGCCGAACCGGAGCCGGGCAGCGCGACCCTGGTGGAGTTCCACGTCGAGCCGGACGGCGACGGGGCGCGGGTGCGCATCATCGAGACCGGTTTCGCGGCGCTGAACTGCACCGAGGAGGAGCAGCGCCTCCGGGCCCAGGAGAACTCCGAGGGCTGGCGGGCCGCCCTGGAGCTGCTGAAGGGGCTGGCGGAGGGGGCGGACGACGCCGGCTGA
- a CDS encoding helix-turn-helix transcriptional regulator has product MKSDRLLSILLLLQTRSRMPAGELAERLEVSARTIYRDVEALSAAGVPVYAERGRNGGIALLPGFRTDVPGLTADEARALFVLATRGAHSELGLDGPMSSALHKLMAAVPAAHRPAAELARTRIIVDPDRWTRTPRGRIDLDVLQEALFADVRLRLHYRSSGATEAREYTVDPYALVAKAGVWYLVADRDAEPRLFRVDRMLRAALVDEPVRRRPGVDAERLWQELRRRVEHRPVGVRVRALVRRGRLEMFRRITDLFLLTVEDGAGDPEGGPGEWVPVELGYPERGAARQLLQFGTDLRVVDPPEIRSLLAELAAEAARHHAAPAGPADGGDGLPPPE; this is encoded by the coding sequence GTGAAGTCCGACCGGCTGCTGTCGATCCTCCTGCTGCTGCAGACCCGCTCCCGGATGCCCGCCGGGGAGCTGGCCGAGCGGCTGGAGGTGTCGGCCCGGACCATCTACCGGGACGTCGAGGCGCTGTCCGCCGCGGGGGTGCCGGTCTACGCCGAGCGGGGGCGCAACGGCGGCATCGCGCTGCTCCCCGGGTTCCGCACCGACGTCCCCGGGCTCACCGCCGACGAGGCGCGGGCGCTGTTCGTGCTGGCCACCCGCGGGGCCCACAGCGAGCTGGGGCTGGACGGGCCGATGAGTTCGGCGCTGCACAAGCTGATGGCCGCGGTGCCCGCGGCGCACCGCCCCGCGGCCGAGCTGGCGCGCACCCGGATCATCGTCGACCCCGACCGGTGGACGCGGACCCCGCGCGGGCGGATCGACCTGGACGTGCTCCAGGAGGCGCTCTTCGCCGACGTGCGGCTGCGGCTGCACTACCGGAGCAGCGGCGCGACCGAGGCGCGCGAGTACACCGTCGACCCGTACGCGCTGGTGGCCAAGGCCGGGGTCTGGTACCTGGTCGCCGACCGGGACGCCGAGCCGCGGCTGTTCCGGGTGGACCGGATGCTGCGGGCCGCTCTGGTGGACGAGCCGGTGCGCCGCCGCCCCGGCGTGGACGCCGAGCGGCTCTGGCAGGAGCTGCGCCGGCGGGTGGAGCACCGCCCGGTCGGCGTCCGGGTGCGCGCCCTGGTGCGGCGCGGGCGGCTGGAGATGTTCCGGCGGATCACCGACCTGTTCCTGCTCACGGTGGAGGACGGCGCGGGGGATCCGGAGGGCGGCCCCGGCGAGTGGGTCCCGGTGGAGCTGGGCTACCCGGAGCGGGGCGCGGCCCGCCAGCTCCTCCAGTTCGGCACCGACCTGCGGGTCGTGGACCCGCCCGAGATCCGCTCGCTCCTCGCCGAGCTGGCGGCCGAGGCGGCCCGCCACCACGCCGCCCCCGCCGGTCCGGCGGACGGCGGAGACGGGCTTCCTCCCCCGGAATGA
- a CDS encoding VOC family protein, which yields MRIRRFSVALPVGDLAAGRDFYVRHLGFRAAVDNDRVVKLLHDDPSYELVLVPRSGWEGTEGAVLALEVDDAAAEEERLRAEGVEITAPLRDEEWGERLFQVTDPNGVVVQPVQWIGGRPGDI from the coding sequence GTGCGCATCCGCAGGTTCTCGGTCGCGCTGCCCGTCGGCGACCTGGCCGCCGGGCGCGACTTCTACGTGCGCCACCTCGGTTTCCGGGCCGCGGTGGACAACGACCGCGTCGTCAAGCTGCTGCACGACGACCCCTCCTACGAGCTGGTCCTGGTGCCGCGCTCCGGCTGGGAGGGCACCGAAGGGGCGGTGCTCGCCCTGGAGGTCGACGATGCGGCCGCCGAGGAGGAGCGGCTCCGCGCCGAAGGCGTCGAGATCACCGCCCCGCTCCGCGATGAGGAGTGGGGAGAGCGGCTGTTCCAGGTCACCGACCCCAACGGCGTCGTCGTCCAGCCCGTCCAGTGGATCGGCGGGCGCCCGGGCGACATCTGA
- a CDS encoding TetR/AcrR family transcriptional regulator C-terminal domain-containing protein, with protein sequence MTIRNGGGDPARTLALLWRTAGPVRKGRTGLDVDRVVAAAIGIADAEGLDALSMRKVADRLGVGAMSLYTYVPGKAELAEAMLDAVRAELPDPAEAGEGWRARLEAVARQNRDLYLRHPWMLQVAAGRPVLGPNSMVRYDRELRALEGLGLSDIEMDGVIALLSDYVHGAAREAVAMADAAADSGRTDQEWWEQHAPELERIADPSVYPVAARVGTAVGERYGASHDPAADFDFGLKLVLDGVAALLESRARP encoded by the coding sequence ATGACCATCCGGAACGGCGGCGGGGACCCGGCGCGCACCCTCGCGCTGCTCTGGCGCACCGCCGGGCCGGTGCGCAAGGGGCGGACCGGGCTCGACGTCGACCGGGTCGTCGCCGCGGCGATCGGGATCGCCGACGCCGAAGGTCTGGACGCGCTTTCCATGCGCAAGGTCGCCGACCGGCTCGGCGTGGGCGCGATGTCGCTGTACACCTACGTCCCCGGCAAGGCCGAGCTGGCCGAGGCGATGCTGGACGCGGTCCGGGCCGAGCTTCCCGACCCCGCCGAGGCGGGGGAGGGATGGCGGGCCCGCCTGGAAGCGGTCGCCCGGCAGAACCGCGACCTCTACCTGCGCCACCCGTGGATGCTCCAGGTGGCCGCCGGGCGCCCGGTGCTGGGCCCGAACAGCATGGTCCGCTACGACCGCGAGCTGCGCGCGCTGGAAGGGCTGGGGCTGAGCGACATCGAGATGGACGGCGTGATCGCGCTGCTCTCCGACTACGTGCACGGCGCCGCCCGGGAGGCGGTGGCCATGGCGGACGCGGCCGCCGACAGCGGCCGCACCGACCAGGAGTGGTGGGAGCAGCACGCCCCGGAACTGGAGCGCATCGCCGACCCGTCGGTCTATCCGGTGGCGGCGCGGGTCGGCACGGCCGTCGGGGAGCGGTACGGCGCGTCGCACGACCCGGCCGCCGACTTCGACTTCGGCCTGAAGCTGGTGCTCGACGGCGTCGCCGCCCTGCTGGAGTCGCGCGCGCGGCCCTGA